TAGCAGGGCAAAGCCAATTGTATTGCTAAATACAGAACTTATAAAGTTAGTCAATGCAATCTTTTTCCAACTCAGGGAAAAGCCAATATATTTAAACCCCAAAATATCGTAGAATGCGATCGCACAATAGCCAAGGGCCGTCAACCCGATACTCACAACTAAGAGATTTTTTGGAATTGCTGCTAAATTCTTCAATACATCATGGTAGTTATACTCGCGCAGTTCGTTACTAATAGCCCATAGAGAAAGCACAAGCAGCAACAAGCCAAATAGAGAACTGAGGTTGAGTTTAGGTTTTTTGGACATAAGTAAAAGAGAGTGAGGAGAAAGACAAGAAAATTAGTGCTTCTATCTTCTGCCTTTTACCTTACAACCAGTCGCAAATTTTCCATTGCATTGACACGCTATTGACACATCATTTGCGTAAGCTTTGAATTGCAAGAAATATTTACCAATAAGCAAGTCGTTAGGTTAAGTAGTCTGATGACTATGATTGAAGATGCCTTAGACGGTTCAATAATTCATCTACGCCAATGGGTAAATTTACAAGTCTGCCATAGTCCAGGTGCAACTCCTGCTGTGGTTTTTATTCACGGAGGTACAGGAAACCGCTTTAATTTCCGTTCTCAATACGAATTTGTCCAGAATCAAGGTTGGCAAGTTCTAGCTTACGACTTAGCAGGACACGGCCAGTCTAGTCCTTACAGACACTACTCCATAGGGCGGCATTGTCGAGATTTGCAGCGATTATTGCACTATTTTGACATTGATTCGCCCATACTGTGCTGCCACAGTTATGGAGTTCCGATTGGCTTAGAGTTTACCCAGCACTATCCAGTCAGTGGTCTAATTGCTATTGCTGGTGGTACTCATGACTTAGCACCTTGGTGGGAAATTCCCTTGATGAAGTTTATGGCGTTTGGGGGAAGGTATCTTTACTATCTGCCTGGTGTGCAGCAAATAACCAATTTTTTCTCTACCTCTTACCGTAATCACGTCATGGAACTGTTTTTTGCTGAAAATCCAGTTCCTAAAGATTTCAGTTCCTACAAAGCCTTAGAAATATTTTGGGACTATAACTTTTTTGCCCGTCACCCTTTGCTAAAAAATTTACACATTCCTGTTTTAGTGATTACCGCAGGCAAAGACCCAATGTTTACTCGCCAGATGGGAGATGATTTAGCGAGACACTTTGTTAACAGTACTCATTTACACTTTGCGAATGCGGGACATTTAGTGATGGCAGAACAGGCGGACTTAGTAAATGATGCGATCGCTAAGTGGATGATTTCAATTGCTGATAGACATTAGTTTACAAAATTAAATTTTATTAAAACTCAAACTAGCTTGATGAAATACTTACGATCGCAAATTCTGCTATTGATTTCGGCCCTAACTTTACTCAGCTGCAATTACTCGCAAAGCGTACAAGCCAAACCGTCGCCAGTTGCACCAGTAAAAAATCTCTCTATTTTACCACCACAACCAAGTGCCAGTGATTTGGCTGTTCCCCTCACCTACAAAATTGAAACTTACAACAGCCAGGTGATGGGAGGAAGTCGCACCTATGGCATATCTTTACCTCTTGGTTATGAAAAAAACTCAAACCAGCGCTATCCCGTAATTTTTCTTCTTCATGGCGGACACGGTAATCCTAAGGATTGGTGGTTAGAGCAAAAGGGAAACGCACTTATGACCCTGCAAAAATTATATGCCACAGGCAAACTACCACCTAGTATTGTCATTACACCAGACGGTAACGACAAACGTGGTTCTAGTCCCTACTGGGACCCCCAATATATTGATGGTCCTCATGGTAATGTTTCTACTGCGATTGGGTCTGAACTGGTGAAGATTATCCAAAGACGCTATCGCACGTTACCTAATCCCGATTTTTGGGCAATTGGAGGACTATCTTCTGGTGGATGGGGTGCAATAAATGTAGGATTACATAATGTAAATAATTTTTCAATTTTATTTAGTCATAGCGGCTATTTTAAAGATCAAAGCGGTCCCCAAAATAGCCCGATAATTCATATCAGAAATATTTCTCCTCAAGCACAACAAAGATTGCGAATTTATCTGGATACCGGGAGATCAGATATCGAAGAGATAGAAGAAGCTAAACAGTTTACTCAAGTATTAAGCCAACTGAAAATTCATAACATGTTTCATGAGTTTCCTGGCGGTCACACGTGGAATTATTGGCGTCAACATTTGGCAGATTCGTTGACTTTTGTAGGAGAACAATTTCGGATAGCACAAACAGCACATACTGCTGATAATTTAACTTTAAAAAAATGAAATTATCTAAGATTGTCATCGGCATGATCAGCGCGATCGCAATTCTTACAGTAGGTGGCTACTGGTATGTATTCATTTTGGGTGCGCCACAGCTAGATCCACCTCAACAACAAACAAATACTGGGCTAAAGTTTCAATTAAAAACATTCAACAGCCAAGCAATGGGTAAAGCCCGTCAATACGGCGTGATTTTACCTCCAGGCTATGAAAAAAATCCTCGCCAACGTTATCCAGTTATCTTTCTACTGCACGGCGGTCATGATGATGCCCGTGCTTATGTTGACAAATATGCCATTTTAGACATATTACATGAACTTTATCAAAGTGGGAAATTACCATCATCAATTGTAATTACACCAGATGGTAACGATAATCGTGGTTCTAGCCCTTTATATGACCCCAACTATTATGATGGGCCTAATGGAAAAGTAGGGACTTTGATCGGCTCAGAATTAGTCCAACATGTCAAGTCACGCTATCGTACTCTAGAAGAACCACAATTTTGGGCGATGGGCGGTATATCTTCTGGGGGATGGGGAGCATTTAATATTGGATTACGCTATCTGAAAAACTTCAACATTTTGTTTAGCCACAGTGGTTACTTTACTGATGACAGTGGTTCACAAAATAGTCCCCAACAAATTGTGCAACAATTATCAGCCGCAGATAGAAAGCAACTCCGCGTATATTTAGATGCTGGGAAAAATGATAGGGATTTACTAGCTTCTACTCAAACCTTCCATCAAACCTTAAACAAGTTGGGTATACAAAATGTGTTTTATGCTTTCCCTGGAGGACATGGTTTATCTGGGCCCGATATCGGTTGGAACTATTTTCATAAGCATCTTAAGGATTCGCTTACCTATGTAGGAGAACAGTTTAAGAAGCAGATGGGGAGATAGGGACAAACCAGACAAGGAAGAGTGGAAGACGCGGGGAACTCACCGGCCCCTGGTGGGGATTAGGGACTAGGGGCGGCGGGGATGCGGGGAAAAAGCAATGACCATTGACAAATGACCATTGACAAATGACAAATGACTTAAAAACTCGAATTGGACTGTGGAGTGCAGCACTGCTTACGGGTTTGGTCGCAGTGGTGAACTTAGTATCAGCAGTGACACCCAATCTCTATGGTCGGAATTTTTTATTGAAGGAATTTTTACCTTTTGAAATTCGTGCTGGTGGTCACATATTTGCAGCTTTGACTGGATTTGTTTTATTCACACTTGCTACTAACTTGTTGCGTCGCAAACGTGTTGCTTGGTTACTGACCATTGGCTTGTTGGTTATTTCGATTGTCAGCCATTTACTCAAGGGTTTGGACTATGAAGAAAGCCTGCTGTCTGGGTTACTGCTGGTGCAATTAATTATGATGCGTCATGTTTTTACAGCCCAGTCAGACCGTCCTTCAATTGCTAAAGGAGTACGGGTATTAATTGTTGCTTTACTGTTTACTTTGGCATATGGAACTATCGGATTTTACTTGTTAGACAACAAATTTTCAGTGAATTTTAGTTTGAGAGATGCCATACTTCAAACTCTAGCAATGTTCTTTACTGAAGATAATGCTGGACTGCAACCAAGAACGCGATTTGGTGAGTTCTTTGCCAATTCTATATACATAATTGCAGCCAGTACTTTTATTTATGCATTAATTATGCTATTGCGTCCAGTATTTTTACGTGATTTAACTACCCTTAATCAACGACAAAAAGCCAGAGAAATTGTCAAAAATTACGGATGTTCTTCTTTAGCCGCATTTGCTTTATTAAGTGATAAAAGTTACTTTTTTAGTCCTTCTGATCAGAGTGTAATTGCTTATGTTCCTAAAGGAAGAGGTGCGATCGCTTTAGGAGATCCCATCGGGCCGATTGCAGACCGCAGAGAGACAATAATTGCCTTTCAGCAATTTTGCCAACGTAACGATTGGTATCCTGCTTTTTACCAAACTTTACCTGATGACATTAACCTATACATGTCTTTGGGATTTCAAGCTTTAAAAATTGGAGAAGAAGCGATTGTTGACCTCAAAAGCTTTACCTTACAAGGAAAAGCAGGTAAAAACCTCCGTAGCGCCCTAAATCGCATGACGAAGCTAGGGTATGAGGTCAGATTCTACCAACCACCTATTGCTGATGACTTGTTGCGCCAGTTAAAAATAGTCAGTGACGAGTGGTTGCAAATGGTGCAAGGTTCAGAAAAGCATTTTTCTTTAGGTTGGTTTGACGAAACTTACCTGAAGGAGTGTGAAATTGCTGTGGTACAGTCTTCTCACGGTGAAATTATTGCTTTTGCCAACATTGTATCTGAGTACCAACTCAATGAAATCACTAATGACTTAATGCGACACCGCAAGTCGATAGAAAACGGTACAATGGATTTCTTATTTATTTCTATGTTCCAACACTATAAGGAACAGGGTTACGATAGTTTTAATCTGGGTCTGTCTGCTTTAGCAGGAGTTGGTGAAACTCAACAGTCAAGACGTCTGGAGAAGACATTACACTATCTTTATCAGCATCTTGAGCGATTCTATAATTTCCAGGGTTTGCACGCCTACAAAGATAAGTTTCACCCCATTTGGCAATCCCGTTATCTTGTTTATCCTAGCTTGGCAGCTTTACCTGATGTTATTGTGGCATTAATTCGAGCCGATTCTGGCGATCGCCTCCTCGATTATTTTAAACCAGGAGCATAGGAGGGAATGGGGTGATGGGGTGATGGGGTGATGGGGTGTAGACGCGTAGCGGCTTAAGGTAAGGGTGGAGTGTGAGGAGTGGGAAATAACTATTAACTACTAACTATTAATGTACAGACGCGATGTTCCTCGTGTCTCTACCCACTAACTACTAACTACTTTTATGAGTGCTATTCGCGAAGAATTTACTACTAATCCCCAACACAAAGCTAGGACAAAGAATTCTGGAAAACGCATTTTACTTTGGGTTGCGATCGCTTTTGTGGTGATTTTCTGTTTAGCACCTATCATGTGGCAAATTCTGACTTCTTTCAAGGTGAATCAGGATATTTCCCAAGTGCCTACAGTTTATTTTCCTACACGCATAACACTGAATCATTACATAAATTTATTTAGCCGTCGTCCTTTTTGGCGTTATATATTAAACAGTGCTTTTGTATCTTTTATCTCTACAGCTTTTGCTTTAACCATTGGTGCGCCTGCTGCCTATGCTTTGGCAAGGTTACGCCCTCGAGGTAATCAATTTATCTTGGCAAGTGTTTTAATTGTGACTTTATTTCCTGGTATTTTATTATTCCAAGGGCTGTTAGAAATAGTTCAAGTGTTGCATTTGGGTAATAATTATCTAGCATTGATTATTCCTTATACAGCTATTAATTTACCGTTAACTATTTTGGTGTTACGTAGCTTTTTCTTACAACTACCAAAAGATTTAGAAGATTCTGCCA
Above is a genomic segment from Fischerella sp. JS2 containing:
- a CDS encoding alpha/beta hydrolase, with translation MTMIEDALDGSIIHLRQWVNLQVCHSPGATPAVVFIHGGTGNRFNFRSQYEFVQNQGWQVLAYDLAGHGQSSPYRHYSIGRHCRDLQRLLHYFDIDSPILCCHSYGVPIGLEFTQHYPVSGLIAIAGGTHDLAPWWEIPLMKFMAFGGRYLYYLPGVQQITNFFSTSYRNHVMELFFAENPVPKDFSSYKALEIFWDYNFFARHPLLKNLHIPVLVITAGKDPMFTRQMGDDLARHFVNSTHLHFANAGHLVMAEQADLVNDAIAKWMISIADRH
- a CDS encoding alpha/beta hydrolase, with amino-acid sequence MKYLRSQILLLISALTLLSCNYSQSVQAKPSPVAPVKNLSILPPQPSASDLAVPLTYKIETYNSQVMGGSRTYGISLPLGYEKNSNQRYPVIFLLHGGHGNPKDWWLEQKGNALMTLQKLYATGKLPPSIVITPDGNDKRGSSPYWDPQYIDGPHGNVSTAIGSELVKIIQRRYRTLPNPDFWAIGGLSSGGWGAINVGLHNVNNFSILFSHSGYFKDQSGPQNSPIIHIRNISPQAQQRLRIYLDTGRSDIEEIEEAKQFTQVLSQLKIHNMFHEFPGGHTWNYWRQHLADSLTFVGEQFRIAQTAHTADNLTLKK
- a CDS encoding alpha/beta hydrolase, producing the protein MKLSKIVIGMISAIAILTVGGYWYVFILGAPQLDPPQQQTNTGLKFQLKTFNSQAMGKARQYGVILPPGYEKNPRQRYPVIFLLHGGHDDARAYVDKYAILDILHELYQSGKLPSSIVITPDGNDNRGSSPLYDPNYYDGPNGKVGTLIGSELVQHVKSRYRTLEEPQFWAMGGISSGGWGAFNIGLRYLKNFNILFSHSGYFTDDSGSQNSPQQIVQQLSAADRKQLRVYLDAGKNDRDLLASTQTFHQTLNKLGIQNVFYAFPGGHGLSGPDIGWNYFHKHLKDSLTYVGEQFKKQMGR
- a CDS encoding phosphatidylglycerol lysyltransferase domain-containing protein; the protein is MTNDLKTRIGLWSAALLTGLVAVVNLVSAVTPNLYGRNFLLKEFLPFEIRAGGHIFAALTGFVLFTLATNLLRRKRVAWLLTIGLLVISIVSHLLKGLDYEESLLSGLLLVQLIMMRHVFTAQSDRPSIAKGVRVLIVALLFTLAYGTIGFYLLDNKFSVNFSLRDAILQTLAMFFTEDNAGLQPRTRFGEFFANSIYIIAASTFIYALIMLLRPVFLRDLTTLNQRQKAREIVKNYGCSSLAAFALLSDKSYFFSPSDQSVIAYVPKGRGAIALGDPIGPIADRRETIIAFQQFCQRNDWYPAFYQTLPDDINLYMSLGFQALKIGEEAIVDLKSFTLQGKAGKNLRSALNRMTKLGYEVRFYQPPIADDLLRQLKIVSDEWLQMVQGSEKHFSLGWFDETYLKECEIAVVQSSHGEIIAFANIVSEYQLNEITNDLMRHRKSIENGTMDFLFISMFQHYKEQGYDSFNLGLSALAGVGETQQSRRLEKTLHYLYQHLERFYNFQGLHAYKDKFHPIWQSRYLVYPSLAALPDVIVALIRADSGDRLLDYFKPGA
- a CDS encoding carbohydrate ABC transporter permease, which produces MSAIREEFTTNPQHKARTKNSGKRILLWVAIAFVVIFCLAPIMWQILTSFKVNQDISQVPTVYFPTRITLNHYINLFSRRPFWRYILNSAFVSFISTAFALTIGAPAAYALARLRPRGNQFILASVLIVTLFPGILLFQGLLEIVQVLHLGNNYLALIIPYTAINLPLTILVLRSFFLQLPKDLEDSAKIDGYSTWQMLIQILLPMTIPALVTTGILTFIFAWNEFIFALTFITREDMKTIPVAAAQLSGASTFEIPYGPIAAATVVGTLPLVLLVLFFQRKIVQGLTAGAVKG